Below is a window of Impatiens glandulifera chromosome 2, dImpGla2.1, whole genome shotgun sequence DNA.
tacacctccaacattttaaattaagcgttattagatatatatagatttcatCGGAAAAGTCgccaaatttaattaattatttaattaagtgtAAGATGACGATGTCCAAATAGAGGCAGACAATAGACGGCGAGATTTCCATCCCAAAGCAATCCTATTCTTCGCCAATTCTTCCACACCATACCCGTCGTTAAACAACCCAAGCAACAATTTAGCTTGACAATGATTCGAGAAGCTAAAACAAACCGGTTTATACCCGATACCCAACAACCAAGAACCCGACCCACTCGACCCTTCCTCCACTTCCTCCCCTTCACAACCCGATTTATAAATTCGGGCCACCGCCGCCACTATCCGAGGCCCCATGAAAACCCGCTCCACCAATGCTCTGCTCGCGCTCTGCCCTCTCACCGGTAATAAACCGGCCTCCAGCGAGTCGTACAGCGCCGAGTAATAATGCAACGAGTCAACGAACCTTCCGACGAATCCCccgtcgccgccgccgccgccggatCCCATCTCTTCTTCCACCATCGTCATCAATTTCGGATTTAGGGTTTTCGCTCCGGACAAAAAAGACCCAACTGATTTCGACGACCGGTAATTGAAATGCGGCAAGTGTAACATGCAATTCACTACTAAAGCTTCTCCCTTTACAAGCTTCACCGATGATGGCCGGAATCCTTCCTCTGAATCAAGTCTACATTGGTGGAAAGAAAATGGAAGGCCGATCGACGCTGCAAAAGAAACTAACCGCCGCCCTGTTTCTTGAACGGTCCCAATCGATCGCCGGGCACTTCCGCCGTGTGATATCGCCGTGATACGGAGATGGGTGGGTGGTGGGCTATTATCCTTCCTGGAAACCAATGCTTGCATCAACGAAGGCCATTGGATTCCCTCCATTATGTCATAGTCTAAAATATGAACCTTTCGATCATTCACTACGGCCTCCAATATTGCCTGATTAGCCGTGAAATGCCCGAATTTAACATACGGTGACATGTCTTGAAGAAGCTGAAACGCAGCAAGAACATCAGGATCGCGATTATACAACAACCCGCCACCACCCGTGTGAAGAACGACACGCTTCCCATGTGACCCACCGGTGCCTTCTAGCAACGAATACAGAGCATCGGTAAAATACGCTGCTAGCCGTTCCATGTTTGATCCGTCAGCTGGTGAAGCTAACTCCTTGAGCCGAACCAATATCACTTTCGCCAGATCACGGCTCTTATTAGCCCCTGCTAGAGCCTCAGCCGCTGCCATCAGGAGATGGACCAGCCGCAGACCCTTTGAATCCTCCGTAGCTGGCTCCTCGTCGGCATCTATTGTCATCATGTCCGTGTCCGGCGAAAGTGAATTGCTGTACCCATCCGAATGGATGTAGCCGGCACCGGCACCGGCACCATGATCGATCAAAGAGTCAATGAGATCATGGAAGTCCTCATTGCCGCCGCGAAGAGCGTCCCAGTCCACTAAGGGAGACCAATCACCCCAGTTGCGGCCCTCCGAGGAAGAGGATGATATGGTGCTTGTGGtctcgccgccgccgccgctataaaaatcaaaatttccgACAGTATCATCGATCAACATAGCCATGGTTGAAAGTGAGTGAAAGGTAATGATTGATTGTTCGTTCAGCTGGTCGATCCCCAGGATTTTGGAAGGAGAGAGTTgggatttatataatataagaatgaatatagATTATTATGAAATgggttttaaataattttactattttgccCTTGTTTAATATTAAcaccaattaattaattaataaaccatCATCATTTGTATTTGTTGGACCACACAAGAGTAGTTAAAACATAGAGAagtagtttaattaattaagttttatgtttattattttttgtaattggAATTTTCCCAAAACAAAGAATTATAGCTGGAtgtgatcaaataaaacaagAGAATAGCAACTCTTTTCTCTGTTTGTTTCTGAACAAGGTCCGGACTCACTCCACCTTTTCaattaaaaagtataattaaaactaattattttgcaaaataaataaataataattacatctcctttttcaaattgtttgtaaatattttgttaattgtaaAACGTATAtgcataaatatattttcatacaaCAACGAACCTGAAATTcgacataaaataaaaaaagcagAACCTTATACATCATATCCCTATTGTTCTTAGAGttccattttaaaataaattaattcaatcactatttataattaaaacggttaatataataattttttagagtTATGACATCAAGTATTACTTCAtagctaatatatatttatttttgcagCGGTTGtgatatcatatatattaagatGATTGGGAAGTTCATTCAATGTCAATATCAGAATTCGCCGGCCGGACCGGCTCATTCTTTCAATCCTTATGAGCCcctcatcaaatttccctacttctagagcttgtttgatattggcttatttttggaatttttatatatactagcatttagcccgtgcatttgcacgagtaataatataaaaatcgtaaaaaaaaattacggataacattttttgacattttttaaccgttttaagtttatgggtgagtcaacccataatccgacccaagtatccatttactcagcatcattatatattagttagttaaaaagttgaacttatattaatattaaaacgtcccgcgtttatcaaatttggtgttgaatttaaaatataaagtctttgtagcctaattggttaaagagttgtatttattttgttaggttgcaagttcgaaacatacttctagcatttttaattttatttttaaccgttttaaatttaaaaacgggtcaacccacaatccgacccaagtatccaaattaaccacaactctcgacccggcaatccggacactttaaaaattaagcatcattatatatatatagattagttagttaaaaagttgaacttatattaatattaaaacatctcgcgtttatcaaatttggtgttgaatttaaaatataaagtctttgtagcctagttggttaaagagttgtacttgttttgttaggttgcaagttcgaaacatacctttagcatttttaattttatttttaaccgttttaaatttaaaaacgggtcaacccacaatccgacccaagtatccaaattaaccacagctctcgacccggcaatccggacactttaaaaattaagcatcattatatatatatagattttaaatttaaaacggttaaaaataaaattaaaaatgctagaagtatgtttcgaacttgcaacctaacaaaacaaatacaactctttaaccaattaggctacaaagactttatattttaaattcaacaccaaatttgataaacgcgggactattaatattaaaacgtcccgcgtttatcaaatttggtgttgaatttaaaatataaagtctttgtagcctaattggttaaagagttgtatttgttttgttaggttgcaagttcgaaacatacttctagcatttttaattttatttttaaccgt
It encodes the following:
- the LOC124925070 gene encoding protein NODULATION SIGNALING PATHWAY 2-like; translation: MAMLIDDTVGNFDFYSGGGGETTSTISSSSSEGRNWGDWSPLVDWDALRGGNEDFHDLIDSLIDHGAGAGAGYIHSDGYSNSLSPDTDMMTIDADEEPATEDSKGLRLVHLLMAAAEALAGANKSRDLAKVILVRLKELASPADGSNMERLAAYFTDALYSLLEGTGGSHGKRVVLHTGGGGLLYNRDPDVLAAFQLLQDMSPYVKFGHFTANQAILEAVVNDRKVHILDYDIMEGIQWPSLMQALVSRKDNSPPPTHLRITAISHGGSARRSIGTVQETGRRLVSFAASIGLPFSFHQCRLDSEEGFRPSSVKLVKGEALVVNCMLHLPHFNYRSSKSVGSFLSGAKTLNPKLMTMVEEEMGSGGGGGDGGFVGRFVDSLHYYSALYDSLEAGLLPVRGQSASRALVERVFMGPRIVAAVARIYKSGCEGEEVEEGSSGSGSWLLGIGYKPVCFSFSNHCQAKLLLGLFNDGYGVEELAKNRIALGWKSRRLLSASIWTSSSYT